From the genome of Streptomyces sp. NBC_00659, one region includes:
- a CDS encoding APC family permease, with product MTTGSSSTPSTSSTGRPDADGAGISTFKGQDRALRAGRLGTAGLLLSVLAATAPLMVVAGVMPTTFAVMGIVGQPLLFVILGIVLVLFSVGYAEMSRHVHNAGAFYAYISRGLGGTPGAGAAAVALVAYSALQVGIYGLFGFEVSGLFATYFDLEVVWWIPALVAVLIVGALSWLKIDVNAWVLGVLLVVEVILVVVFDIAAVGDPAEAGLSLHAFNPDTLTGAGLGTALCFCIAAFIGFEQAPVYAEETSRPHILVPRVMFVAIGFVAVFFAISSWALTVATGPSQIIGTSQKQSVGLLFFLTESRLGTTFSDVLHVLFVTGMFAALLSFHNVVARYAFAMGREGLLPAAFGRTSESSGAPGTGSLLHTVVSLIVVGGFALADDKPAGDPTAPVLQLFTWGGNIGALGVILLMASASLSVIVFFVRRGAARAQAWRLAATAVAGVSLLGIAVYTVKDFDVLVGSGPDSVLNVLLPAVIGVALVAGLVQGLLLRSRKPEAHARIGLGNEAFQLDKAAESAT from the coding sequence ATGACGACGGGCAGTTCGAGCACACCGAGTACGTCGAGCACGGGAAGACCGGACGCCGACGGCGCCGGCATCAGCACGTTCAAGGGACAGGACCGGGCCTTGCGCGCCGGCCGGCTGGGCACGGCGGGTCTGCTGCTGTCCGTTCTCGCGGCCACCGCCCCGCTCATGGTGGTCGCGGGTGTCATGCCCACCACATTCGCGGTGATGGGGATCGTCGGGCAGCCGCTGCTCTTCGTCATCCTCGGCATCGTCCTGGTGCTCTTCAGCGTCGGGTACGCCGAGATGAGCCGGCACGTCCACAACGCGGGCGCCTTCTACGCGTACATCTCGCGCGGGCTCGGCGGCACCCCGGGCGCGGGCGCGGCCGCGGTCGCCCTCGTCGCCTACAGCGCGCTCCAGGTCGGGATCTACGGCCTCTTCGGCTTCGAGGTCTCCGGGCTGTTCGCCACCTACTTCGACCTCGAAGTCGTCTGGTGGATACCGGCGTTGGTCGCCGTGCTCATCGTGGGCGCGCTGTCCTGGCTGAAGATCGACGTCAACGCGTGGGTGCTCGGCGTGCTGCTGGTCGTCGAGGTGATACTCGTCGTCGTCTTCGACATCGCGGCCGTCGGCGATCCCGCCGAGGCGGGTCTGTCGCTGCACGCCTTCAACCCGGACACGCTCACCGGAGCGGGCCTGGGCACCGCGCTGTGCTTCTGCATCGCCGCCTTCATCGGCTTCGAACAGGCCCCGGTGTACGCCGAGGAGACCAGCCGCCCGCACATCCTCGTGCCGCGCGTCATGTTCGTGGCCATCGGCTTCGTCGCCGTCTTCTTCGCGATCAGTTCCTGGGCGCTCACCGTCGCCACCGGCCCCTCCCAGATCATCGGGACGTCCCAGAAGCAGAGCGTCGGGCTGCTGTTCTTCCTCACCGAGTCACGGCTCGGCACCACGTTCAGCGACGTTCTGCACGTGCTGTTCGTGACCGGCATGTTCGCCGCGCTGCTCAGCTTCCACAACGTCGTGGCGCGGTACGCCTTCGCCATGGGCCGCGAGGGTCTGCTGCCCGCCGCCTTCGGCCGTACCTCCGAGTCCAGCGGCGCCCCCGGCACCGGCTCGCTCCTGCACACCGTCGTCTCGCTCATCGTGGTCGGCGGCTTCGCCCTGGCCGACGACAAGCCGGCCGGCGACCCGACCGCGCCCGTGCTCCAGCTCTTCACCTGGGGCGGCAACATCGGAGCACTCGGCGTCATCCTTCTGATGGCGTCCGCCTCGCTCTCGGTCATCGTGTTCTTCGTCCGCCGGGGCGCCGCCCGCGCCCAGGCCTGGCGGCTGGCCGCCACCGCGGTCGCGGGCGTCTCCCTGCTCGGCATCGCGGTCTACACGGTCAAGGACTTCGACGTACTCGTCGGCTCGGGGCCGGACTCCGTCCTGAACGTGCTACTGCCCGCCGTCATCGGGGTCGCGCTGGTCGCCGGACTCGTCCAGGGGCTGCTGCTGCGCTCCCGCAAGCCCGAGGCGCACGCCCGGATCGGCCTCGGCAACGAGGCGTTCCAGTTGGACAAGGCGGCCGAGTCCGCCACCTGA
- a CDS encoding cytochrome b/b6 domain-containing protein has product MNPRADASPAGAVHSSRVRRFTRAEHWVHRVTGALMGVCVATAACLYIPQFAELVGRRELVVRVHEWAGLMLPVPVLAGLVSRAFRRDLGFLNRFGPHDRVWLRAALRRDKDPESRPAGKFNAGQKIYAAWIAGATLVMLGTGLLMWFTHLAPLMWRTSATFVHDWLALTVGIVLAGHIGMALGDPEARRGLRTGLVSRVWADREHPLWRP; this is encoded by the coding sequence ATGAACCCACGAGCTGACGCGTCGCCGGCCGGAGCCGTGCACTCCTCCCGCGTACGGCGCTTCACCCGGGCCGAGCACTGGGTGCACCGGGTCACCGGCGCGCTGATGGGCGTGTGCGTGGCCACCGCGGCCTGTCTGTACATCCCTCAGTTCGCCGAACTCGTCGGCCGCCGCGAACTCGTCGTCCGCGTCCACGAATGGGCCGGTCTGATGCTGCCGGTCCCGGTCCTCGCGGGCCTCGTCTCCCGGGCGTTCCGCCGCGACCTGGGTTTCCTGAACCGCTTCGGCCCGCACGACCGGGTGTGGCTGCGGGCGGCACTGCGCCGAGACAAGGACCCGGAGTCCCGTCCGGCGGGCAAGTTCAACGCGGGGCAGAAGATCTACGCGGCCTGGATCGCGGGGGCGACCCTGGTGATGCTGGGCACCGGTCTGCTGATGTGGTTCACCCACCTCGCCCCGCTGATGTGGCGCACCTCGGCGACCTTCGTCCACGACTGGCTGGCCCTCACCGTCGGCATCGTCCTCGCGGGCCACATCGGTATGGCGCTGGGCGACCCGGAGGCGCGGCGGGGCCTGCGCACGGGATTGGTGAGCCGGGTGTGGGCGGACCGCGAACATCCGCTGTGGCGGCCGTGA
- a CDS encoding molybdopterin-dependent oxidoreductase, with translation MGRRVLLGTLGLGALGLVTAPTLQRAMDAFLAGASQKDPTGLTGLLPNGGGFRYYSVAASVPHKNETNYRLTVDGLVDRPTSYTLADLRALPQTRLVHDVQCVTGWRVPSTPFEGVRLSHLLDAAGVHHSAGAIRFTCFDGTYTESLTMRQARRPDVLVALRMQDKPVGHNHGGPVRLYVAPMYFYKSAKWLSGITVTEDVRPGYWEDRGYDVDAWVGRSNGRDDEPTS, from the coding sequence ATCGGCCGCCGGGTGCTGCTCGGCACGCTCGGACTCGGCGCCCTCGGCCTGGTGACCGCGCCCACGCTCCAGCGCGCGATGGACGCCTTCCTCGCCGGTGCCTCCCAGAAGGACCCCACCGGCCTGACGGGGCTCTTGCCCAACGGCGGCGGCTTCCGCTACTACTCGGTGGCGGCGTCCGTCCCCCACAAGAACGAGACGAACTACCGTCTCACCGTCGACGGACTGGTCGACCGACCCACCAGCTACACCCTCGCCGACCTGCGCGCCCTGCCCCAGACCCGGCTGGTGCACGACGTCCAGTGCGTCACCGGCTGGCGGGTTCCGAGCACCCCCTTCGAGGGCGTACGCCTGTCGCATCTCCTGGACGCCGCCGGGGTGCACCACTCGGCCGGCGCCATCCGCTTCACCTGCTTCGACGGGACGTACACGGAGAGCCTCACCATGCGCCAGGCCCGGCGCCCGGACGTCCTGGTGGCCCTGCGCATGCAGGACAAGCCCGTCGGCCACAACCACGGCGGTCCCGTCCGTCTCTATGTGGCCCCGATGTACTTCTACAAATCCGCCAAGTGGCTCTCCGGCATCACCGTCACCGAGGACGTCCGTCCCGGGTACTGGGAGGACCGGGGGTACGACGTCGACGCCTGGGTCGGCCGTTCGAACGGACGCGACGATGAACCCACGAGCTGA